The DNA window ACCTCGCCGGGATGGACGGTCAGGCTCACGCCGCGCAGCGCCTGGAAGGTTCCGAAATGCTTCTGCACGTCACGGGCGACGATGATGGGGTCCGCCGTCCCGGCACGGGTACTCCGGGAGACGGTGCCGGTGCTGCTCTGGGTCATGGGGGGAGTGTACAGGGTGCGGGAAGAGGGGAACCTGAGTGGTAGCTGCGGCTTACCTCACGCCCTTCTCCTGCCCGAGCTGAGCCTGTAAGGCGGCCCTCAACGTCTGTCTGGGCATAGGGCACCCGTTCCTCCGGTGCGGTTGTTCGGCGTTGGTTGATGAGGGTGTACAGGTCATCCCTGTCATAGCGCGGAAAAACGTGCAGGTGATAGTGCCACACGTCCTGCCCGCCGCCCGGCTCGTTATGCTGCCGTGTGGAGGTGCCATCACAACCGTACGCGGCTTTGAGGGCGAGCGCGACCCGCCGGGCGATCTAGTGAATCTCTGCCGCACATTCCGCGGGAAGATCGTAGATGTTCTCGAAGTGCGCGTTAGGAATGGCAAGGACGTGCCCCGGGTTGTTCGGCCACCAGTCTGCGGAGACGAGAGCAGTGACTTTCCCCGTCCGAAGCACAACATCCTCGGGTTGACTCCGTGCCCGCCGACCGCCCCAGATGACCTCCAGAAGGGTCGGAAGTAATCGGCGGGGGCGTGATGCAATATGTCCAGGGTGACCACCCGACCGTTAGAGCGCCGGGGTGAGCTGTTTAAGCCTGCCGAGGCAGGCACTCCAAAACAGCTCCTGCCCGTCCACAGGAGGGGCGACTTTCGAAATCAGCCTCGATGGGAGCCTGTGGTAAACTCCCCGGACCTTACACACCGTTCCCTCAGCGCCACAAGGAGCCTCCATGAAACGAATCACCACCGTTCTGCTGCTCGGCACCGCCGCCATCGCCCTGGCCCAGGGCACGACCTTCCTGACCATCGGGTCGGGCTCGACCACGGGTGTGTACTTCCCCGTCGCCACCGGCATGGCGAAGATGATCAACGACGCGGGGGCCGGGGTGCGCGCCAACGCCCGCTCGACGGGGGGCAGCGTCTTCAACGTGAACGCCCTCGCCACCGGGGAACTTGACGCTGCCATCGCGCAGAACGACATCGTGTACTACGCCTACAAAGGCACCGGTCTCCAGGCGTTCCAGGGCAAGGCGAATGGCAAGCTGCGGACGATGGCCGTACTGTACCCCGAGGTGCTGCACGTGGTCGCGCGCCGGGACGCGGGGATCAACTCCATCGCCGACCTGAAGGGCAAGCGCGTGGTGATCGGGGACCTGGGCTCGGGCACCGAGCAGACGGCGCGGCAGGTGCTGGAGGCGTACGGCCTGGGCCTCGACGACCTGGGGCAGGCGCTGCGCGTCTCGCCCGCCCAGGGCATCTCGCTGATGCAGGACAAGCGCGCCGACGCCCTCTTCTACACGGTCGGCGTGGGCGCCAGTGCCATCTCGCAGATCGCGCAGACGGTGGACGTGAAGATGGTACCCGTGAGCGGCAACCAGGCCTCCAGCCTGATCAAGAAGTACCCCTTCTACGTGCGCTACAACATCCCTGCCGGGAGCTACAAGG is part of the Deinococcus apachensis DSM 19763 genome and encodes:
- a CDS encoding TAXI family TRAP transporter solute-binding subunit, which translates into the protein MKRITTVLLLGTAAIALAQGTTFLTIGSGSTTGVYFPVATGMAKMINDAGAGVRANARSTGGSVFNVNALATGELDAAIAQNDIVYYAYKGTGLQAFQGKANGKLRTMAVLYPEVLHVVARRDAGINSIADLKGKRVVIGDLGSGTEQTARQVLEAYGLGLDDLGQALRVSPAQGISLMQDKRADALFYTVGVGASAISQIAQTVDVKMVPVSGNQASSLIKKYPFYVRYNIPAGSYKGVGATVPSVAVQATLVTTTGVSEDAVYKAMKAAFGNETELKAIHPSLASNFSYAKAVKGLPAPLHPGAVKFFREKGLNVK